The Burkholderia ambifaria AMMD genome includes a region encoding these proteins:
- a CDS encoding NAD(P)/FAD-dependent oxidoreductase — MEADVAILGGGLAGLSLARQLRLEKPDIRIVVLERGKRPAQEASYKVGESSVEVAAHYYGERLKLKAHIDEAQLPKLGLRFFFPHGDNSDVTQRLEIGPSDYPTVPSYQLDRGRFENFLHDQVLADGVTVFDRARVQRVELRPGELHEIGFVHGDEVKTVTCRWVVDAAGRSKILKRKLDLEKDGNLRNGAVWFRLGAEVDISEMSDDPDWLARTGPSRRFSTNHFMGPGYWVWFIPLGSGSTSVGIVFDNTMHNVKEMNSFEKSMEWLRRNEPQCADMVERYRDTLQDFLCYQDYSYSCKQVYSADRWCITGEAGVFIDPFYSPGSDFIAYSNEFVGDLILRDLRGEDIAPLARAYDRVFLQLAEVVFMLYEGLYPKFGNGFVMTQKILWDSVIYLGVTCLLYFHHKWHDLAFLGRIDNELARYNDLLRSVADHFKRQPILHDASLAGEYVDLTKTFLFGRNLNQELLIEHPDDDALIAKLRENIGLLEELAVSIHNNVDISRNLQPLRAAEPA, encoded by the coding sequence ATGGAAGCTGATGTCGCAATCTTGGGGGGTGGGTTGGCTGGCTTGTCGCTGGCGCGTCAGTTGCGGCTCGAGAAGCCGGACATCCGCATCGTGGTGCTCGAGCGCGGCAAGCGCCCGGCGCAGGAGGCCAGCTACAAGGTGGGCGAGTCAAGTGTGGAGGTGGCCGCGCATTATTACGGCGAGCGCTTGAAGCTCAAGGCCCACATCGACGAGGCGCAGTTGCCCAAGCTCGGCCTGCGCTTCTTCTTCCCGCACGGCGACAACAGCGACGTCACGCAGCGGCTCGAGATCGGGCCGAGCGACTACCCGACCGTGCCGAGCTACCAGCTCGACCGCGGCCGCTTCGAGAACTTCCTCCACGATCAGGTGCTGGCCGACGGCGTGACCGTGTTCGACCGCGCCCGCGTGCAGCGTGTCGAGTTGCGTCCCGGCGAGTTGCACGAGATCGGCTTCGTGCACGGCGACGAGGTCAAGACCGTCACGTGCCGCTGGGTGGTCGACGCGGCCGGCCGCAGCAAGATCCTCAAGCGCAAGCTCGACCTCGAGAAGGACGGCAATCTGCGCAACGGCGCGGTATGGTTCCGGCTCGGCGCCGAAGTCGACATCTCCGAGATGAGCGACGATCCCGACTGGCTCGCGCGCACCGGCCCGTCGCGGCGCTTCAGCACCAATCACTTCATGGGCCCCGGCTACTGGGTCTGGTTCATTCCGCTCGGCTCGGGCTCGACCAGCGTGGGCATCGTGTTCGACAACACCATGCACAACGTGAAGGAGATGAACTCGTTCGAGAAGTCGATGGAATGGCTGCGCAGGAACGAGCCGCAATGCGCGGACATGGTCGAGCGCTATCGCGACACGCTGCAGGACTTCCTCTGCTACCAGGACTATTCCTACAGCTGCAAGCAGGTCTATTCGGCCGATCGCTGGTGCATCACGGGCGAGGCCGGCGTGTTCATCGACCCGTTCTATTCGCCGGGCAGCGACTTCATCGCCTACAGCAACGAGTTCGTCGGCGACCTGATCCTGCGCGACCTGCGCGGCGAGGACATCGCGCCGCTCGCGCGCGCCTACGACCGCGTGTTCCTGCAGCTCGCGGAGGTGGTGTTCATGCTCTACGAGGGGCTCTATCCGAAGTTCGGCAACGGCTTCGTGATGACGCAGAAGATCCTCTGGGACAGCGTGATCTATCTCGGCGTGACCTGCCTGCTGTACTTCCACCACAAGTGGCACGACCTGGCCTTCCTGGGCCGCATCGACAACGAGCTGGCGCGCTACAACGACCTGCTGCGCTCGGTGGCCGACCACTTCAAGCGCCAGCCGATCCTGCACGACGCGTCGCTGGCCGGCGAGTACGTCGACCTGACCAAGACCTTCCTGTTCGGCCGCAACCTGAACCAGGAGCTGCTGATCGAGCATCCCGACGACGATGCGCTGATCGCCAAGCTGCGCGAGAACATCGGATTGCTCGAGGAGCTGGCCGTGAGCATCCACAACAACGTCGACATCTCGCGCAACCTCCAGCCGCTGCGCGCGGCGGAACCGGCCTGA
- a CDS encoding carbamoyltransferase family protein — protein MKRNYIGLGTSPHDPSLAIVDSQGQLVFAEDAERYLQNKRAWNAPPDDFIRIGKLLGQYCEPDAEFVIVGSWRRKFFKRLQFFAFGPLRGMIRRKIGADNFDMLRCIASYANVRHGINTEAHLQRVFGRRPVIHREYEHHLTHSAAACFGSIFSDAISIVIDGLGESTSCKVFHFDRGAHRELSTKPSQGSFGQYYSLLCELCGFDPIGGEEWKVMGLAPYGSRNERYYGLLRGLLEVDDLRIREGRGAAAAIGELVKLRRTRDQPAIEFADLAYTGQLVFGEFVDELLANAHRRGLSDNLVLSGGCALNSAYVGSLAGRGPFSRSHVFCAPADNGNSVGAAWLAYHEDHPGVWQPRAEVQSPYVGSHLSSDALGKLLEYGGFDAERVADTGELCRRVATSLSEGKIVAWVQGRAEFGPRALGNRSILADPRDADVKERINARVKFREEFRPFAPSILAEHARAYFEHACETPYMERALRFRPEMAPRVPGVVHVDGTGRLQTVKRELNPRYHALIEAFHAITGVPILLNTSFNVMGKPIAHSVEDAIAIFATSGIDVLVLDDVIVHKGGARRETPAARQYEAHGADTSLVLDD, from the coding sequence ATGAAGCGCAACTACATCGGACTCGGCACGAGTCCGCACGATCCGTCGCTCGCGATCGTCGATTCGCAGGGCCAGCTGGTGTTCGCCGAGGACGCGGAACGCTATCTGCAGAACAAGCGCGCCTGGAATGCTCCGCCCGACGATTTCATCCGCATCGGCAAGCTGCTCGGCCAGTACTGCGAGCCCGACGCGGAATTCGTGATCGTCGGCAGCTGGCGCCGGAAGTTCTTCAAGCGCTTGCAGTTCTTCGCCTTCGGGCCGCTCAGGGGCATGATCCGGCGCAAGATCGGCGCCGACAATTTCGACATGCTGCGCTGTATCGCCAGCTACGCGAACGTGCGCCACGGCATCAACACCGAGGCGCACCTGCAGCGCGTGTTCGGCCGGCGTCCCGTGATCCACCGCGAATACGAGCATCACCTGACCCACTCGGCGGCGGCCTGCTTCGGCAGCATCTTCTCCGACGCGATCAGCATCGTGATCGACGGCCTTGGTGAATCGACCTCGTGCAAGGTGTTCCACTTCGACCGCGGCGCGCATCGCGAGCTGTCGACCAAGCCCTCGCAGGGCAGCTTCGGCCAGTACTACAGTCTGCTCTGCGAGCTGTGCGGCTTCGACCCGATCGGCGGCGAGGAGTGGAAGGTGATGGGCCTGGCACCCTACGGCAGCCGCAACGAGCGCTACTACGGCCTGCTGCGCGGCCTGCTGGAAGTGGACGACCTGCGCATCCGCGAGGGGCGCGGCGCGGCGGCCGCGATCGGCGAGCTGGTCAAGCTGCGCCGCACGCGCGACCAGCCGGCGATCGAGTTCGCCGACCTCGCCTATACCGGGCAGCTCGTGTTCGGCGAATTCGTCGACGAGCTGCTGGCCAACGCGCATCGGCGCGGCCTGTCCGACAACCTGGTGCTGTCGGGCGGCTGCGCGCTGAATTCGGCCTATGTCGGCAGCCTCGCGGGCCGCGGCCCGTTCAGCCGCAGCCATGTGTTCTGCGCGCCGGCCGACAACGGCAATTCGGTCGGTGCCGCGTGGCTGGCCTATCACGAGGATCACCCGGGTGTCTGGCAGCCGCGCGCCGAGGTGCAGTCGCCCTATGTCGGCAGCCACCTGTCGAGCGACGCGCTTGGCAAGCTGCTGGAATACGGCGGCTTCGACGCAGAGCGTGTCGCCGACACCGGCGAGCTGTGTCGGCGCGTCGCGACCTCGCTGAGCGAGGGCAAGATCGTCGCCTGGGTGCAGGGCCGCGCCGAGTTCGGCCCGCGTGCGCTCGGCAACCGCTCGATCCTCGCCGACCCGCGCGATGCCGACGTGAAGGAGCGGATCAATGCGAGGGTGAAGTTCCGCGAGGAATTCCGGCCGTTTGCTCCGTCGATCTTGGCCGAGCATGCGCGGGCCTATTTCGAGCATGCCTGCGAGACGCCCTACATGGAGCGCGCGCTGCGCTTCCGCCCCGAGATGGCCCCGCGCGTGCCGGGCGTGGTGCACGTGGACGGCACCGGGCGCCTGCAGACCGTCAAGCGCGAGCTGAACCCGCGCTACCACGCGCTGATCGAGGCCTTCCACGCGATCACCGGCGTGCCGATCCTGCTCAATACCAGCTTCAACGTGATGGGCAAGCCGATCGCGCACTCGGTCGAGGATGCGATCGCGATCTTCGCGACCAGCGGCATCGACGTGCTGGTGCTCGACGACGTAATCGTCCACAAGGGCGGCGCGCGGCGCGAGACGCCGGCCGCGCGGCAGTACGAGGCGCACGGGGCGGATACGTCGCTGGTGCTCGACGACTAG
- a CDS encoding cupin-like domain-containing protein translates to MLTAPTRTHVRPELSLLLRSLGSRLTQARQAIDPARMNQILAQPHLSEYEPRQVVHGLEKCEAARHRYQQRLLARTILQDHHYEREAMAADCEEIYAAVASENPVASAVPLPRVDFRTITPEAFHENYVRRPHPVVIENVGHDASSYHLDALVERYGKDVVPMMRIDTGENYEGPLAELLEGKSYLANSDRLFIDHSELEENLYSSSFAPYTKMTRISSQLFISNGGAGSPSHFGKIANTFYQLEGVKVWSLVDPAFLYLVYPLLLPGDAVTALHWQDESDHERCPLFRFCPRYEAVLQPGDVLWNPYYWFHSVKNQTKRTVAVADRWFGVPGKDFLSPAPLYDFASTLCPQSVDLDSYVQWMQIQQSVTKRKIPWYERVSHGRRYRAFDSAYNAAAFGLQPPDLSRGVFSHD, encoded by the coding sequence GTGCTGACCGCTCCAACACGTACCCACGTTCGCCCCGAACTGTCGCTGCTGCTGCGCTCGCTGGGCTCGCGCCTGACCCAGGCGCGCCAGGCCATCGATCCGGCGCGGATGAATCAGATCCTGGCCCAGCCGCACCTGTCCGAATACGAGCCGCGCCAAGTGGTGCACGGCCTCGAGAAGTGCGAGGCCGCGCGGCATCGCTACCAGCAGCGGCTGCTGGCGCGCACCATCCTGCAGGACCATCACTACGAGCGCGAGGCGATGGCCGCCGACTGCGAGGAGATCTACGCGGCCGTCGCATCCGAGAACCCGGTCGCCTCGGCCGTGCCGCTGCCCCGCGTCGATTTCCGCACCATCACGCCGGAGGCGTTCCACGAGAACTACGTGCGCCGCCCGCATCCGGTGGTAATCGAGAACGTCGGCCATGATGCCTCGTCCTATCACCTCGACGCGCTGGTCGAGCGCTACGGCAAGGATGTCGTGCCGATGATGCGCATCGACACCGGCGAGAACTACGAAGGGCCGCTCGCCGAGCTGCTGGAGGGCAAGTCCTACCTGGCCAACAGCGACCGGCTGTTCATCGACCATTCCGAGCTCGAGGAGAACCTGTATTCGTCCTCGTTCGCGCCGTACACGAAGATGACGCGGATCTCCTCGCAGCTGTTCATCTCGAACGGCGGCGCGGGCAGCCCCTCGCATTTCGGCAAGATCGCGAACACCTTCTACCAGCTCGAGGGCGTGAAGGTCTGGAGCCTGGTCGATCCGGCCTTCCTCTACCTGGTGTATCCGCTGCTGCTGCCCGGGGATGCCGTCACGGCCCTGCACTGGCAGGACGAATCGGATCACGAGCGCTGTCCGCTGTTCCGCTTCTGCCCGCGCTACGAGGCCGTGCTGCAGCCCGGCGACGTGCTATGGAATCCGTATTACTGGTTCCACTCGGTCAAGAACCAGACCAAGCGCACCGTGGCCGTGGCCGACCGCTGGTTCGGCGTGCCCGGCAAGGACTTCCTGAGCCCCGCGCCGCTCTACGACTTCGCCTCCACGCTGTGCCCGCAAAGCGTCGATCTCGACAGCTACGTGCAGTGGATGCAGATCCAGCAGAGCGTCACCAAGCGCAAGATCCCGTGGTACGAGCGCGTCTCGCATGGGCGCCGCTACCGCGCCTTCGATTCCGCCTATAACGCCGCCGCTTTCGGGCTGCAGCCGCCGGACCTGAGCCGCGGCGTGTTCAGCCACGACTGA
- a CDS encoding pyrroloquinoline quinone-dependent dehydrogenase: protein MATTSTLASVAIRLALFGVALAGGSLQAAPGYGGGEVEWPQYAADQASSKYLPVDRINPGNVRHLVQKWVWDSPDNAIVAQANAGGMKLWPNANEATPLMAGGRLYVITSLSEIAAIDAATGKTLWVFNPKSYVAADGTSFAYPPNIGFVQRGVSYWKHDGVERIFFATGSALLISLDARTGKPDSGFGSGGVIDLKQDLRRSVSQTLYGMSSPPIVCGGAVIIGSNILDFPLAQPMAPGDVRGFDPRTGQLLWTFHTVPENGETGASTWVGNANVNTGGANVWAPMSCDSESGIAYLPVSTPANDYYGGRRVGDGWFGDNLLALRGRTGKLVWNYQLIHHGLWDYDPPAAPTLFDVWHDGRLVKAVAQVSKQGFVYVFDRTNGKPVWPIVERPAPPSTLPSEVVSPTQPTPTKPLPFDRQGLADDDLIDFTPALRAEARATAAKYVHGPLYTPPSLDQTATGGTQGTLMMPGNVGGSSWTGAAYSPETGYLYVPSVTKPSVIGLFPFSTETYAGVPKMLTMPDGLPISKPPYGRLTAIDMRTGDHAWMRPVGRGPVDHPALAGLKLGPLGWDRRSFFIATNGLLFGTQEGIVTANPTQLSQTTTLNLIKNDDAYLWALDPRTGRTLLELPMRYGNASGSPMTYVTDNRQYIVVPVGGGGNPARLVAYGLP from the coding sequence ATGGCAACGACATCGACGCTCGCGAGCGTCGCGATACGGCTTGCCCTGTTCGGCGTCGCCCTCGCTGGCGGCTCGCTGCAGGCCGCGCCTGGCTACGGCGGCGGCGAGGTCGAGTGGCCGCAGTACGCGGCCGACCAGGCCTCGTCGAAATACCTGCCGGTCGACCGGATCAATCCCGGCAATGTCCGTCACCTGGTCCAGAAGTGGGTGTGGGACTCGCCCGACAACGCGATCGTGGCGCAGGCCAATGCCGGCGGCATGAAGCTCTGGCCGAACGCGAACGAGGCCACCCCGCTGATGGCGGGCGGGCGCCTCTACGTGATCACCTCGCTCAGCGAGATCGCGGCGATCGACGCGGCCACCGGCAAGACGCTGTGGGTCTTCAATCCGAAGAGCTACGTGGCCGCGGACGGCACCAGCTTCGCCTATCCGCCGAACATCGGCTTCGTGCAGCGCGGCGTGTCGTACTGGAAGCATGACGGCGTGGAGCGGATCTTCTTCGCCACCGGCAGCGCGCTGCTGATCTCGCTCGATGCGCGCACCGGCAAGCCCGACAGCGGCTTCGGCAGCGGCGGCGTGATCGACCTGAAGCAGGACCTGCGCCGCAGCGTATCGCAGACGCTGTACGGCATGAGCTCGCCGCCGATCGTGTGCGGCGGCGCGGTGATCATCGGCTCGAACATCCTCGATTTCCCGCTCGCGCAGCCGATGGCGCCGGGAGACGTGCGCGGCTTCGACCCGCGCACCGGCCAGCTGCTGTGGACCTTCCACACCGTGCCCGAGAACGGCGAGACGGGCGCCTCCACCTGGGTCGGCAACGCCAACGTGAATACCGGCGGCGCCAATGTCTGGGCGCCGATGAGCTGCGACAGCGAATCGGGCATCGCCTATCTGCCGGTCAGCACGCCCGCGAACGACTACTACGGCGGCCGGCGCGTCGGCGACGGCTGGTTCGGCGACAACCTGCTGGCGCTGCGCGGGCGCACCGGCAAGCTGGTCTGGAACTACCAGCTGATCCACCACGGGCTGTGGGACTACGATCCGCCCGCAGCGCCGACGCTGTTCGACGTCTGGCACGACGGCCGGCTCGTGAAGGCGGTCGCGCAGGTCTCCAAGCAGGGTTTCGTCTACGTGTTCGACCGCACCAACGGCAAGCCGGTCTGGCCGATCGTGGAGCGGCCCGCGCCGCCCTCGACGCTGCCCAGCGAGGTGGTCTCGCCCACCCAGCCGACCCCGACCAAGCCGCTGCCGTTCGATCGCCAGGGCCTGGCCGACGACGACCTGATCGACTTCACGCCGGCGCTGCGCGCCGAGGCGCGCGCCACCGCCGCGAAATACGTGCACGGGCCGCTCTACACGCCGCCCTCGCTCGACCAGACCGCCACGGGCGGCACGCAGGGCACGCTGATGATGCCCGGCAATGTCGGCGGCAGCAGCTGGACCGGCGCCGCCTACAGCCCCGAGACGGGGTACCTGTACGTCCCCTCGGTAACCAAGCCGTCGGTGATCGGCCTGTTCCCGTTCTCGACCGAGACGTACGCGGGCGTGCCGAAGATGCTGACCATGCCCGACGGCCTGCCGATCTCGAAGCCGCCCTACGGGCGCCTGACGGCGATCGACATGCGCACCGGCGACCACGCCTGGATGCGCCCGGTGGGGCGCGGGCCGGTCGATCACCCGGCGCTGGCGGGGCTCAAGCTCGGCCCGCTGGGCTGGGACCGCCGCAGCTTCTTCATCGCCACCAACGGCCTGCTGTTCGGCACGCAGGAGGGGATCGTGACCGCGAACCCGACGCAGCTGAGTCAGACCACCACGCTGAACCTGATCAAGAACGACGACGCCTACCTGTGGGCGCTCGATCCGCGCACCGGCCGCACGCTGCTCGAACTGCCAATGCGGTACGGCAACGCCTCGGGCTCGCCGATGACCTACGTCACCGACAACCGGCAGTACATCGTGGTGCCGGTCGGCGGCGGCGGCAATCCCGCGCGGCTGGTCGCCTACGGTTTGCCCTGA
- a CDS encoding MATE family efflux transporter: MKISLPIMISQFVVMIGGFVSNLLLSRVDATTFAAGLLINAVQMLLMTVVFGMLFALSPLIGHVKGEGREPERIGHLFSAALAVAMLLCVPTIVVLLFIGPILTALHQPPELVGACTGFFRIYVYSLPAVGIISVCVQLLLGILKQALVLLYSLCSLLLTTLLGYLLIFGKFGFPMLGLEGLAWAQSITAWAAALVLGGFVLSHGSHRPYGLLAMHGQAVKQGVTRIVKVGLPISVQMGNEILSFFVTTVMVGWLGIAALNVQQVATRYLLLLVIPIVGLSQAATVVASRHFGGGRLGAVKEVGDAYTRMGVIYSLIVLAAFALVPSLFVRVFVADTPENAGIYHTLSIILVLIAVGQIFDAARNTLTGALRGLQDTKFPMKVSMILIWPVGVPLAYVMGFTLGWGLVGITVAHDLVMAVGALILWQRWRNRFPRQA; this comes from the coding sequence TTGAAGATCTCGCTGCCGATCATGATCTCGCAGTTCGTCGTGATGATCGGTGGCTTCGTCAGCAACTTGCTGCTGTCGCGCGTCGACGCCACCACCTTCGCCGCCGGCCTGCTGATCAACGCGGTGCAAATGCTGCTGATGACGGTGGTGTTCGGCATGTTGTTCGCCCTGAGCCCGCTGATCGGCCACGTGAAGGGCGAGGGCCGCGAGCCCGAGCGGATCGGGCATCTGTTCTCGGCGGCGCTGGCAGTGGCGATGCTGTTGTGCGTGCCGACCATCGTCGTGCTGCTGTTCATCGGCCCGATCCTCACGGCCCTGCACCAGCCGCCCGAGCTGGTCGGCGCCTGTACCGGCTTCTTCCGCATCTATGTTTATTCGCTGCCGGCCGTCGGCATCATCTCGGTCTGCGTGCAGCTGCTGTTGGGCATCCTGAAGCAGGCCCTGGTGCTGCTCTACAGCCTCTGCAGCCTGTTGCTGACGACGCTGCTCGGCTACCTGCTGATCTTCGGCAAGTTCGGCTTCCCGATGCTCGGCCTCGAGGGCCTGGCCTGGGCGCAGTCGATCACGGCCTGGGCGGCGGCGCTGGTGCTCGGCGGCTTCGTGCTGAGCCACGGCAGCCACCGTCCCTACGGGCTGCTCGCGATGCACGGACAAGCAGTCAAGCAGGGCGTGACGCGCATCGTCAAGGTCGGCCTGCCGATCTCGGTGCAGATGGGCAACGAGATCCTGTCGTTCTTCGTGACCACGGTGATGGTGGGCTGGCTCGGCATCGCCGCGCTGAACGTGCAGCAGGTCGCCACGCGCTACCTGCTGTTGCTGGTGATCCCGATCGTCGGCCTGTCGCAGGCGGCCACCGTGGTGGCGAGCCGGCACTTCGGCGGCGGCCGGCTCGGCGCCGTGAAAGAGGTCGGCGACGCCTACACGCGCATGGGCGTGATCTATTCGCTGATCGTGCTGGCCGCCTTCGCGCTGGTGCCGAGCCTGTTCGTGCGTGTATTTGTGGCCGACACGCCGGAGAACGCCGGCATCTACCACACGCTGTCGATCATCCTGGTGCTGATCGCCGTCGGGCAGATCTTCGACGCGGCGCGCAACACCCTGACGGGCGCGCTGCGCGGCCTGCAGGACACCAAGTTCCCGATGAAGGTCAGCATGATCCTGATCTGGCCGGTGGGCGTGCCGCTCGCCTACGTGATGGGATTCACGCTTGGCTGGGGCCTCGTCGGCATCACCGTCGCGCACGACCTCGTCATGGCGGTCGGTGCGCTGATCCTCTGGCAGCGCTGGAGAAACCGTTTCCCTCGCCAGGCCTGA